A part of Streptomyces sp. NBC_01235 genomic DNA contains:
- a CDS encoding transketolase, which translates to MVLAPVPSATARLADIRRELREAPPAKRAARLRELAYSIRRSDLEMISRAGQGHIGGDFSAADIVSVLYFAVLDVRPEEPTWAERDRFVLSKGHAAGILYSALAHAGFFPEAELATFMEPLSPLNGHPNRRKVPGVETNTGPLGHGFPVAVGMAVAAKLDDSDRRTYVLTGDGELQEGSNWEAAMSASQQRLGRLTVIVDRNRLQQGAATEETSGLDPLDAKWAAFGFDVRAVDGHNHEALYQALSEDRAIDDRPLCLIADTIKGKGVSFIENRVEWHHKVPTTDQTAAAFKELTAR; encoded by the coding sequence ATGGTTCTCGCACCAGTCCCCAGCGCCACGGCGCGGCTCGCCGACATCAGGCGCGAGCTGCGCGAGGCGCCCCCGGCAAAGCGCGCCGCGCGTCTGAGGGAGCTGGCCTACTCGATCCGCCGCAGCGATCTGGAGATGATCAGCCGGGCCGGTCAGGGGCACATCGGCGGTGACTTCTCCGCCGCCGACATCGTCAGCGTGCTGTACTTCGCGGTCCTCGACGTCCGTCCCGAGGAGCCGACGTGGGCCGAGCGCGACCGGTTCGTCCTCAGCAAGGGCCACGCCGCGGGCATCCTGTACTCGGCCCTGGCGCACGCCGGATTCTTCCCCGAGGCGGAGCTGGCCACGTTCATGGAGCCGCTGTCGCCCCTCAACGGGCACCCCAACCGCCGCAAGGTGCCCGGGGTGGAGACCAACACCGGGCCGCTGGGACACGGATTCCCGGTGGCCGTAGGCATGGCGGTCGCCGCCAAATTGGACGACTCCGACCGGCGCACCTATGTACTCACGGGCGACGGTGAGCTCCAGGAAGGCAGCAACTGGGAGGCCGCGATGAGCGCGTCCCAGCAGCGCCTCGGCCGGCTGACCGTGATCGTCGACCGCAACCGCCTCCAGCAGGGCGCCGCCACCGAGGAGACCTCGGGCCTGGACCCGCTCGACGCCAAGTGGGCCGCCTTCGGCTTCGACGTCCGCGCCGTCGACGGCCACAACCACGAGGCCCTCTACCAGGCCCTGAGCGAGGATCGGGCCATCGACGACCGCCCCCTCTGTCTGATCGCCGACACGATCAAGGGCAAGGGCGTGTCCTTCATCGAGAACCGCGTCGAGTGGCACCACAAGGTGCCCACCACCGACCAGACCGCCGCCGCCTTCAAGGAGCTGACCGCCCGATGA
- a CDS encoding transketolase family protein yields the protein MSTTTVAVELHDCRKAFAETLIELAEADQRTVAVCNDSVGSSNLKEFQQRFPDRLVNVGIAEQLMVGVGAGLANGGRIPFVCAAAPFLTGRALEQIKADVAYSRTNVKLCAMSPGFAYGQLGPTHHGVEDFAWMRTLPEMVVLAPADPAETREALHWAHQYDGPVYLRIGRTKVPDLAPHVPFEAGRATRLRDGRDITLIGVGTTVSAALTAAGKLAAEGVDARVLNFSTVKPLDEEALLAAAADTGRIVTVEEANVHGGLGSAVAEFLAARTPVPMKLLGVRDEFAPTGSPAFLSEYFGIDTEAVVRAARELTGAGQGAAA from the coding sequence ATGAGCACCACCACCGTCGCCGTCGAACTGCACGACTGCCGCAAGGCCTTCGCCGAGACGCTGATCGAGCTCGCGGAGGCCGACCAGCGCACGGTGGCCGTCTGCAACGACTCCGTCGGCTCCTCCAACCTCAAGGAGTTCCAGCAGCGCTTCCCGGACCGTCTGGTCAACGTCGGCATCGCCGAGCAACTGATGGTCGGCGTTGGCGCCGGTCTCGCCAACGGCGGCCGTATCCCATTCGTCTGTGCCGCGGCGCCCTTCCTCACCGGCCGCGCCCTGGAACAGATCAAGGCGGACGTCGCCTACTCACGCACCAACGTCAAGCTGTGCGCCATGAGCCCCGGCTTCGCCTACGGCCAGCTCGGCCCGACCCACCACGGTGTCGAGGACTTCGCCTGGATGCGCACCCTGCCCGAAATGGTCGTCCTAGCACCGGCCGACCCGGCCGAGACACGTGAGGCGCTGCACTGGGCCCACCAGTACGACGGCCCCGTCTACCTGCGCATCGGCCGCACCAAGGTGCCCGACCTGGCCCCCCACGTCCCCTTCGAGGCCGGCCGCGCCACGCGCCTGCGCGACGGCCGCGACATTACGCTGATCGGTGTGGGCACGACCGTCTCTGCCGCGTTGACCGCCGCCGGAAAGCTGGCTGCCGAGGGGGTCGACGCGCGCGTGCTCAACTTCTCCACCGTCAAGCCGCTGGATGAAGAGGCGCTGCTCGCGGCAGCCGCCGACACCGGTCGCATCGTCACCGTCGAGGAGGCCAACGTCCACGGCGGGCTCGGCAGCGCCGTCGCGGAGTTCCTCGCCGCCCGCACTCCCGTGCCGATGAAGCTGCTCGGCGTGCGTGACGAGTTCGCCCCGACCGGGAGCCCGGCCTTCCTGTCCGAGTACTTCGGCATCGACACCGAGGCCGTCGTCCGCGCCGCACGCGAGCTGACCGGCGCCGGGCAGGGAGCGGCGGCATGA